Proteins from one Nitrobacteraceae bacterium AZCC 2146 genomic window:
- a CDS encoding trehalose 6-phosphate phosphatase (product_source=KO:K01087; cath_funfam=3.40.50.1000; cog=COG1877; ko=KO:K01087; pfam=PF02358; superfamily=56784; tigrfam=TIGR00685), whose amino-acid sequence MTMTQNLAEAMINDNATPDSSGALMPHLNECALLLDIDGTLLDMAPTPREVWVPPELATAMGRLLQRTDGALALVSGRSLNDIDLIFAPMLFPAVGGHGAEMRLSPENESVAVHAPPMEKELKRRLAAIAKLSPGILLEDKGYSLALHYRLAPHAEKAIYDAVSAIRADLPNAPMEVLPGKFVCEIKHSGFTKATGVIELMTHEPFKGRRPVFIGDDVTDETVFAIMPDMNGLAFSVGRRALGVAGHFDEPRDVRAWLARLVADEKPATE is encoded by the coding sequence ATGACGATGACACAGAACCTTGCTGAAGCGATGATCAATGACAATGCGACACCGGACTCGTCCGGTGCACTGATGCCGCATCTCAACGAATGCGCGCTGCTGCTCGACATCGATGGCACGTTGCTCGACATGGCGCCAACGCCGCGCGAAGTCTGGGTGCCGCCGGAACTGGCGACGGCGATGGGCCGGCTGCTGCAGCGGACCGATGGAGCGCTGGCACTGGTCTCCGGCCGCTCGCTGAATGACATCGACCTGATCTTCGCGCCGATGCTGTTTCCCGCCGTCGGCGGCCATGGCGCGGAAATGCGACTGTCGCCCGAGAACGAATCTGTGGCGGTGCACGCGCCGCCGATGGAGAAGGAATTGAAGCGTCGCCTCGCGGCGATCGCCAAGCTTAGCCCCGGCATCCTGCTCGAGGACAAGGGCTATTCGCTGGCGCTGCATTATCGCCTCGCGCCGCATGCCGAGAAGGCGATCTACGACGCGGTGTCGGCGATCCGCGCTGATCTGCCGAACGCGCCGATGGAAGTGCTGCCCGGAAAGTTCGTCTGCGAGATCAAGCATTCCGGTTTCACCAAGGCGACCGGCGTGATCGAACTGATGACCCATGAACCATTCAAGGGTCGTCGCCCGGTATTCATCGGCGACGATGTCACCGACGAAACCGTGTTCGCGATCATGCCGGACATGAACGGTCTGGCGTTTTCTGTGGGGCGGCGTGCGCTGGGCGTCGCCGGGCATTTCGACGAGCCGCGCGACGTGCGCGCATGGCTGGCGCGACTCGTTGCTGACGAAAAGCCTGCCACTGAATAG
- a CDS encoding MFS family permease (product_source=COG0477; cath_funfam=1.20.1250.20; cog=COG0477; pfam=PF00083; superfamily=103473; transmembrane_helix_parts=Outside_1_4,TMhelix_5_27,Inside_28_33,TMhelix_34_53,Outside_54_57,TMhelix_58_80,Inside_81_92,TMhelix_93_115,Outside_116_124,TMhelix_125_147,Inside_148_214,TMhelix_215_237,Outside_238_249,TMhelix_250_272,Inside_273_278,TMhelix_279_301,Outside_302_310,TMhelix_311_331,Inside_332_343,TMhelix_344_366,Outside_367_375,TMhelix_376_398,Inside_399_416), which translates to MSTSAWPTAPISLAAVIGALGFGWLTDRIGRKKLFFITLALYLAATAATALSWNLASYVLFRFLTGAGIGGEYTAINSTIQELVPARYRGWTDLVINGSFWLGAALGAVCAIVLLDPVVIDQAYGWRLAYFTGAILGLVVFVMRLWIPESPRWLMIHGRPERAEAIVAEIEASTRQQATPSALKLLPKIRLTMRDHTPLHEVARTLFVLYRQRSLVGLALMAAQAFFYNAIFFTYALVLTDFFGIASNQVGWYILPFAAGNFLGPLLLGRLFDTLGRRLMIAVTYGVSGVLLAISGYLFSIDVLSAQTQTIAWMVIFFFASPAASAAYLTVSETFPLEVRALAIALFYAIGTGIGGVAGPALFGVLIDSGSRNSVFAGYLLGAFLMIAAAVIGWRYAVAAERQPLESVARPLAVVE; encoded by the coding sequence ATGTCGACGTCGGCCTGGCCAACAGCGCCTATCTCGCTGGCGGCCGTGATCGGCGCGCTCGGTTTTGGCTGGCTCACCGATCGTATCGGTCGCAAGAAACTGTTCTTCATCACCCTGGCGCTCTATCTCGCGGCGACGGCTGCGACGGCGCTGTCATGGAATCTGGCGAGCTACGTGCTGTTTCGCTTCCTCACCGGTGCCGGCATCGGCGGCGAATACACCGCGATCAATTCCACGATCCAGGAATTGGTGCCGGCGCGCTACCGCGGCTGGACCGATCTGGTGATCAACGGCAGCTTCTGGCTGGGCGCGGCGCTGGGCGCGGTCTGCGCCATCGTGTTGCTCGATCCCGTGGTGATAGATCAGGCCTATGGCTGGCGGCTGGCGTACTTCACCGGGGCGATCCTCGGGCTCGTGGTGTTCGTGATGCGGCTGTGGATTCCGGAAAGTCCGCGCTGGCTGATGATCCATGGCCGGCCGGAGCGCGCCGAAGCGATCGTTGCCGAGATCGAGGCATCGACGCGTCAGCAGGCGACGCCGTCGGCTCTGAAGCTGCTGCCGAAGATCAGGCTGACGATGCGCGACCACACACCGCTGCACGAGGTCGCGCGGACGCTGTTCGTGCTGTACCGGCAGCGCTCGCTGGTGGGCCTGGCGCTGATGGCGGCGCAGGCGTTTTTCTACAACGCGATCTTCTTCACCTATGCGCTGGTACTGACGGATTTCTTCGGCATCGCCTCGAACCAAGTCGGTTGGTATATCTTGCCCTTCGCTGCCGGCAACTTTCTTGGGCCGCTGCTGCTCGGCCGTTTGTTCGATACGCTCGGCCGCCGGCTGATGATCGCGGTAACCTATGGCGTCTCCGGCGTGCTGCTGGCGATCTCCGGCTATCTGTTCTCGATCGACGTGCTGAGTGCGCAGACCCAGACGATCGCCTGGATGGTGATCTTCTTCTTCGCTTCGCCGGCGGCGAGCGCGGCCTATCTGACAGTGAGCGAAACCTTTCCGCTCGAAGTCCGTGCGCTGGCGATTGCGTTGTTCTACGCGATCGGAACTGGAATCGGCGGCGTTGCCGGCCCGGCTCTGTTCGGCGTGCTGATTGACTCCGGCTCACGCAACAGCGTGTTCGCCGGATACCTTCTCGGCGCCTTTCTGATGATCGCGGCGGCGGTGATCGGCTGGCGCTACGCCGTCGCGGCGGAACGCCAGCCGCTTGAATCCGTTGCACGGCCGCTGGCCGTTGTGGAGTAG
- a CDS encoding hypothetical protein (product_source=Hypo-rule applied; cath_funfam=1.10.287.610; pfam=PF11373; superfamily=101112), which translates to MAERRKASPRKTATRKSTRKTSTSKTSTSKPPAKRKTASPKRWSQHVTETSDALDLKQGVFKLQDPKKIAALLKRSAEHSARRKTGAHRSALSMLTFYINRAGKTLPKTQRSRLERAKDELKKQFGRE; encoded by the coding sequence ATGGCTGAACGCCGCAAGGCATCCCCTCGGAAAACCGCCACACGCAAATCGACGCGCAAAACTTCCACGAGCAAGACTTCCACCAGCAAGCCTCCGGCGAAGCGCAAAACTGCTTCCCCCAAACGCTGGTCGCAGCACGTCACCGAGACCAGCGATGCGCTGGACCTCAAGCAGGGGGTCTTCAAGCTGCAGGACCCGAAGAAAATCGCAGCGTTATTGAAACGTTCGGCGGAGCACAGCGCCCGGCGCAAGACTGGCGCCCATCGCTCGGCGCTGTCGATGCTGACCTTCTATATCAACCGCGCGGGCAAGACGCTGCCAAAGACCCAGCGGAGCCGTCTGGAGCGTGCCAAGGACGAGCTGAAGAAGCAGTTCGGCCGGGAGTGA
- a CDS encoding DNA-binding GntR family transcriptional regulator (product_source=COG1802; cath_funfam=1.10.10.10,1.20.120.530; cog=COG1802; pfam=PF00392,PF07729; smart=SM00345,SM00895; superfamily=46785,48008) has protein sequence MSFDDVLVAPDSGKPRRKAGAAEPVSRVDRPGITTGKVTRAEELRLQLADDIVRGVLAPGAPLDETEIAQRFNVSRTPVREALRQLAASGLVDSRAHRGAVVAQPSLERLTGMFEAMAELEALCAGLAAERMSAVERHALEAVHEELRVLSYAGNPDRFHEVNERFHNAIYAGSQNDYIAEITLATRVRVQPFRRAQFRNLGRLAKSQAEHDRVVVAIMRGDRVGAAAAMRAHIELVRGEYEHYAVSL, from the coding sequence ATGAGTTTTGACGATGTGCTGGTAGCACCGGACTCAGGGAAGCCGCGCCGCAAGGCCGGCGCCGCCGAGCCTGTCAGCCGCGTCGACCGGCCAGGCATCACTACGGGAAAAGTCACCCGTGCCGAAGAGTTGCGGTTGCAGCTCGCTGACGACATTGTTCGCGGCGTGCTGGCGCCGGGTGCGCCGCTCGACGAAACCGAGATCGCACAACGATTCAACGTCTCGCGCACGCCGGTGCGTGAAGCCTTGCGGCAACTGGCCGCCAGTGGCCTGGTGGATTCCCGCGCCCATCGCGGCGCCGTGGTGGCGCAGCCGTCGCTGGAGCGGCTGACGGGGATGTTTGAGGCGATGGCGGAACTGGAAGCCTTGTGCGCCGGTCTTGCCGCCGAACGGATGTCGGCAGTGGAGCGCCACGCGCTGGAAGCCGTGCACGAGGAATTGCGGGTGCTGAGCTATGCCGGCAATCCCGATCGTTTCCACGAGGTCAACGAGCGCTTTCATAACGCGATCTATGCCGGCTCGCAGAACGACTACATTGCCGAAATAACGCTGGCGACGCGGGTGCGGGTGCAGCCGTTCCGCCGCGCCCAGTTCCGCAATCTCGGCCGCCTCGCGAAATCGCAGGCCGAGCACGACCGCGTCGTGGTGGCGATCATGCGCGGCGACAGAGTTGGCGCCGCCGCGGCGATGCGCGCGCATATCGAACTGGTGCGCGGCGAATACGAGCACTACGCGGTGTCGCTGTAA
- a CDS encoding hypothetical protein (product_source=Hypo-rule applied; cath_funfam=3.10.450.50; pfam=PF11533; superfamily=54427) produces the protein MDIDLPDVIAEVSAAFARYEAALVSNDTAVLGELFRNDPRTLRYGMGENLYGYDAIQAFRGARSPVGLMRRTARTVISSYGRDTAVASTLFYRETAPGRVGRQMQTWVRFAEGWRIVAASVSMIDEPKDQA, from the coding sequence ATGGATATCGACCTTCCCGACGTGATCGCCGAAGTGAGCGCCGCCTTTGCACGCTACGAAGCCGCGCTGGTCAGTAACGACACCGCGGTGCTCGGCGAGTTGTTCCGCAATGACCCCCGCACGCTGCGCTATGGCATGGGCGAGAATCTCTACGGCTATGACGCGATCCAGGCATTCCGCGGTGCACGCTCGCCGGTGGGGCTGATGCGCCGCACCGCGCGAACCGTGATCTCGTCCTACGGCCGCGACACCGCGGTCGCCTCGACGCTATTTTATCGTGAGACGGCGCCGGGTAGGGTTGGCCGGCAGATGCAGACATGGGTGCGATTCGCCGAGGGCTGGCGGATCGTCGCTGCTTCTGTCAGCATGATTGACGAGCCCAAGGATCAGGCATGA
- a CDS encoding Asp-tRNA(Asn)/Glu-tRNA(Gln) amidotransferase A subunit family amidase (product_source=COG0154; cath_funfam=3.90.1300.10; cog=COG0154; pfam=PF01425; superfamily=75304) has protein sequence MHLDRLRTRPHDFDPATRDRLLAGAMVPAPLVDRAQKFRRWYRAQVLELFKTVDVIIAPATPCVAPKLGQVMFELDGVELPVRANIGIHTQPISFIGLPVAAVPVPLDPMPIGVQIIAAPWREDIALRVAYALQHAGVVAAPRPKGF, from the coding sequence TTGCATCTCGATCGGCTGCGTACGCGGCCGCATGATTTCGATCCGGCGACGCGCGACCGGCTGCTGGCCGGCGCGATGGTGCCGGCGCCCCTCGTTGATCGCGCGCAAAAATTCCGCCGCTGGTACCGGGCCCAAGTGCTGGAGCTGTTCAAGACCGTCGATGTGATTATCGCGCCGGCAACCCCCTGCGTTGCGCCGAAACTCGGCCAGGTCATGTTCGAACTCGATGGGGTCGAGTTGCCGGTACGCGCCAATATCGGTATCCACACCCAGCCGATTTCGTTCATCGGCCTGCCGGTGGCGGCGGTGCCCGTGCCGCTCGATCCGATGCCGATCGGCGTCCAGATCATCGCCGCCCCGTGGCGGGAAGATATTGCACTGCGCGTCGCTTACGCGCTGCAGCATGCCGGCGTCGTCGCCGCGCCGCGCCCGAAAGGATTCTGA
- a CDS encoding AtzE family amidohydrolase (product_source=TIGR02715; cath_funfam=3.90.1300.10; cog=COG0154; pfam=PF01425; superfamily=75304; tigrfam=TIGR02715), whose product MNSRCPMKSSRPVSMQPDPVTKANGEWLSASDIAQAVAVKKMSALSVTEAALARIAKHDPVLNAFTDVTAERARAKASAVDAAIAAGQTVGPLAGVPFAVKNLFDVQGLPTRAGSKINRDRPPSPRDATLIERMEASGAVLLGALNMGEYAYDFTGENVHDGPSRNPHDTTRMTGGSSGGSGGAVGGGLVPLALGSDTNGSIRVPSSFCGIFGLKPTYGRLSRARSFPFVASFDHLGPFARSVEDLALAYDAMQGPDAADAGCSNRAIEPVTSLLAQDIGGLRIAAAGGYFQKNLFPEASEAVARVVKALGVTREVELPEAARARAAAYVISTSEGGLIASRSAAYAAA is encoded by the coding sequence ATGAATTCCCGCTGCCCGATGAAATCGAGCCGGCCAGTATCTATGCAGCCTGATCCCGTGACGAAGGCCAACGGCGAGTGGCTGTCCGCGTCCGACATTGCGCAGGCGGTGGCCGTGAAAAAGATGTCGGCCCTCAGCGTCACCGAAGCCGCTTTGGCGCGGATCGCAAAGCATGATCCGGTGCTGAACGCCTTCACCGACGTCACTGCCGAGCGTGCGCGTGCCAAGGCCAGCGCGGTCGATGCGGCGATTGCCGCCGGCCAAACCGTGGGCCCGCTCGCCGGCGTGCCGTTCGCGGTCAAGAACCTGTTCGATGTCCAGGGCTTGCCGACTCGCGCCGGCTCCAAGATCAACCGAGATCGCCCGCCATCGCCGCGCGACGCCACGCTGATCGAGCGCATGGAAGCCTCCGGTGCCGTGCTGCTTGGCGCGCTCAACATGGGCGAATACGCCTACGATTTCACCGGCGAAAACGTCCACGATGGCCCGTCGCGCAATCCGCACGATACGACGCGGATGACGGGCGGCTCGTCCGGCGGCTCTGGCGGCGCGGTCGGCGGCGGTCTGGTGCCGCTGGCGCTGGGCTCCGATACCAATGGCTCGATCCGGGTGCCGTCGTCGTTCTGTGGCATCTTTGGCCTGAAACCCACTTATGGCCGGCTGTCGCGGGCGCGTTCGTTCCCGTTCGTCGCCAGCTTCGACCATCTCGGGCCGTTCGCGCGATCGGTCGAGGATCTCGCGCTTGCCTATGACGCAATGCAGGGCCCCGATGCCGCCGACGCGGGGTGTTCGAACCGCGCCATTGAGCCGGTGACGTCGCTGTTGGCCCAGGACATCGGTGGGCTGCGCATCGCCGCCGCGGGCGGTTACTTTCAGAAGAACCTGTTTCCGGAAGCTAGCGAAGCCGTTGCCCGTGTGGTCAAGGCGCTGGGCGTGACGCGCGAGGTCGAACTCCCGGAAGCCGCCCGTGCCCGCGCCGCGGCTTATGTGATCTCGACCAGCGAAGGCGGCCTCATTGCATCTCGATCGGCTGCGTACGCGGCCGCATGA
- a CDS encoding hypothetical protein (product_source=Hypo-rule applied; pfam=PF13318), with the protein MADPLDDYIDAVAKALRLPVEEAWKPSVRANLDVTLRMARSVDEFPLPDEIEPASIYAA; encoded by the coding sequence GTGGCCGATCCGCTTGACGACTACATCGACGCCGTTGCGAAAGCGTTGCGGTTGCCGGTTGAAGAGGCCTGGAAGCCCTCGGTGCGCGCGAATCTCGACGTGACGCTGCGGATGGCCCGGAGCGTCGATGAATTCCCGCTGCCCGATGAAATCGAGCCGGCCAGTATCTATGCAGCCTGA
- a CDS encoding peptide/nickel transport system ATP-binding protein (product_source=KO:K02032; cath_funfam=3.40.50.300; cog=COG1123; ko=KO:K02032; pfam=PF00005,PF08352; smart=SM00382; superfamily=52540), with product MTAQPLLDVNDLTVEFATRRGIVKAVQHVNISVAKGETLGIVGESGSGKSVTSYAVMRILDRAGKIAEGSVMFSGIDVKAATENQMRDLRGREISMIFQNPRAALNPIRKVGDQIEDVLRQHVQSAASDRGEKAIEALEQVKIARPRERYHAYPFEMSGGMCQRVVIALALACNPQLLIADEPTTGLDVTTQKAVMDLIVELTKSRGMSTILITHDLGLAAAYCDRVVVMEKGRVVETALSADIFANPQHAYTKKLMQATPRLGVSLRDLLPEEERAAMPVQPALADDAAADVPVKPLLRVDNLVKEYARQGATATLAKLFSRKPAAEPDKFRAVDGISFSVGHGESVGLVGESGCGKSTTSMMVMRLIDKTSGNILFDGDDIGSMPPNAFARLPLRKSIQMVFQDPTDSLNPRFTAARAIADPIMQLGDIKGGDALRARCEDLARQVGLPLELLDRFPHQMSGGQKARVGIARAIALQPKLIILDEPTAALDVSVQAVVLNLLQDLKQSMGMSYLFVSHDLNVVRLLCDRVIVMRTGRIVEEGPTERVLGAPQDGYTKELLSAIPHPPLPAH from the coding sequence ATGACCGCGCAGCCGCTGCTCGACGTCAACGATCTCACGGTGGAATTCGCCACACGGCGCGGCATCGTCAAGGCGGTGCAGCACGTCAACATCTCCGTGGCCAAGGGCGAAACGCTGGGCATCGTCGGCGAATCCGGCTCCGGCAAGTCGGTGACCTCCTATGCGGTGATGCGAATTCTCGACCGCGCCGGCAAGATCGCTGAGGGCTCGGTGATGTTCTCCGGTATCGACGTCAAGGCCGCTACAGAGAACCAGATGCGCGACCTGCGTGGCCGCGAAATCTCGATGATCTTCCAGAACCCGCGTGCGGCGCTCAATCCGATCCGCAAGGTAGGCGACCAGATCGAGGACGTGCTGCGCCAGCACGTGCAATCGGCGGCCAGCGACCGTGGCGAGAAGGCGATCGAGGCGCTGGAGCAGGTCAAGATCGCCCGGCCGCGCGAACGCTATCACGCCTATCCGTTCGAAATGTCCGGCGGCATGTGCCAACGTGTCGTGATCGCTTTGGCGCTGGCCTGCAATCCGCAGCTTCTGATCGCCGACGAACCCACTACCGGCCTTGACGTCACCACCCAGAAGGCGGTGATGGACCTGATCGTCGAGCTAACCAAAAGCCGGGGCATGTCGACGATCCTGATCACCCATGATCTCGGCTTGGCCGCCGCCTATTGCGACCGCGTCGTGGTGATGGAGAAGGGCCGCGTGGTCGAGACCGCTTTGTCGGCCGATATCTTCGCCAATCCGCAGCACGCCTATACCAAGAAACTGATGCAGGCGACGCCGCGGCTCGGCGTCTCGCTGCGCGATCTGTTGCCGGAGGAAGAGCGCGCGGCGATGCCGGTGCAGCCGGCGCTGGCGGACGATGCCGCCGCCGATGTTCCCGTGAAGCCGCTCCTGCGCGTCGATAATCTGGTCAAGGAATATGCCCGGCAGGGCGCCACCGCGACGCTCGCAAAGCTGTTCTCCCGCAAGCCTGCCGCCGAGCCGGACAAATTCCGCGCCGTCGATGGCATCAGCTTTTCCGTCGGCCATGGCGAGAGCGTCGGCCTGGTCGGCGAATCCGGCTGCGGCAAGTCCACCACCTCGATGATGGTGATGCGGCTGATCGACAAGACCTCGGGCAACATCCTGTTCGATGGCGACGACATCGGCAGCATGCCGCCAAATGCCTTTGCGCGACTGCCGCTGCGCAAGAGCATCCAGATGGTGTTCCAGGATCCCACGGATAGCCTCAATCCGCGCTTCACCGCAGCACGCGCGATCGCCGATCCGATCATGCAACTCGGCGACATCAAAGGTGGCGACGCGCTGCGCGCCAGATGCGAGGATCTGGCGCGGCAGGTCGGGCTGCCGCTCGAACTGCTCGATCGCTTCCCGCACCAGATGTCCGGCGGTCAGAAGGCGCGCGTCGGCATCGCCCGCGCCATCGCGCTGCAGCCGAAACTGATCATCCTTGACGAGCCCACCGCCGCGCTCGATGTTTCGGTGCAGGCGGTGGTGCTCAACCTGCTGCAGGATCTCAAACAATCCATGGGGATGAGTTATCTTTTTGTGTCGCACGATTTGAATGTGGTGCGGTTGTTGTGCGATCGTGTCATCGTGATGCGTACCGGGCGAATCGTCGAGGAGGGGCCGACGGAACGCGTGCTGGGCGCACCGCAGGACGGCTATACAAAGGAGCTGCTGTCTGCGATTCCGCATCCGCCGCTCCCCGCTCATTGA
- a CDS encoding peptide/nickel transport system permease protein (product_source=KO:K02034; cath_funfam=1.10.3720.10; cog=COG1173; ko=KO:K02034; pfam=PF00528,PF12911; superfamily=161098; transmembrane_helix_parts=Inside_1_35,TMhelix_36_58,Outside_59_102,TMhelix_103_125,Inside_126_131,TMhelix_132_154,Outside_155_158,TMhelix_159_178,Inside_179_222,TMhelix_223_245,Outside_246_264,TMhelix_265_287,Inside_288_300) — translation MSTVAPVVAETVPAARTSGLAATFQHTRYILGENRVTAFAFGLLVLIVFAAVFGPYIVPYDPLASDTAKALSAPSAAHWFGTDQLGRDIFSRVIVATRLDFFIAIASVLLVFAMGGLAGIASGYFGGWTDRIVGRIADTIMAFPLFVLAMGIVAALGNTVQNIIIATAIVNFPLYARVARAEANVRRDAGFVQAARLSGNSEMRILLVHILPNIMPIMIVQMSLTMGYAILNAAGLSFIGLGVRPPTAEWGIMVAEGASFMVSGEWWIALFPGLALMVAVFCFNLLGDGLRDIVDPQRRT, via the coding sequence ATGAGCACAGTCGCCCCCGTCGTCGCTGAGACTGTTCCTGCCGCGCGCACCTCCGGCCTCGCGGCGACGTTCCAGCATACGCGTTACATTCTCGGCGAAAACCGCGTCACGGCCTTTGCCTTCGGCCTGCTGGTGCTGATCGTGTTTGCGGCTGTCTTCGGCCCGTACATCGTGCCCTACGATCCGCTCGCCAGCGACACCGCAAAGGCGCTGTCGGCGCCGTCGGCGGCGCACTGGTTCGGTACTGACCAGCTTGGACGCGACATCTTCAGCCGCGTCATCGTGGCGACGCGGCTCGATTTCTTCATCGCCATCGCCTCGGTGCTCCTGGTGTTCGCGATGGGCGGCCTCGCCGGCATCGCATCGGGCTATTTCGGCGGCTGGACCGACCGCATCGTCGGCCGCATCGCCGACACCATCATGGCGTTTCCGCTGTTCGTGCTGGCGATGGGTATCGTCGCCGCCCTCGGCAACACCGTGCAGAACATCATCATCGCTACCGCGATCGTGAATTTTCCGCTCTATGCACGCGTCGCCCGCGCCGAGGCCAATGTCCGTCGCGATGCCGGTTTCGTCCAGGCGGCGCGGCTGTCGGGGAACAGCGAGATGCGGATACTGCTGGTGCATATCCTGCCGAACATCATGCCGATCATGATCGTGCAGATGTCGCTGACCATGGGCTACGCCATCCTCAATGCCGCCGGTCTGTCCTTCATCGGTCTCGGCGTCCGGCCGCCGACCGCGGAATGGGGCATCATGGTCGCCGAAGGCGCGTCCTTCATGGTCTCCGGTGAATGGTGGATCGCATTGTTTCCCGGCCTCGCGCTGATGGTCGCGGTGTTCTGTTTCAACCTGCTCGGCGACGGTCTGCGCGATATCGTCGATCCGCAGCGGCGGACATGA